A DNA window from Ranitomeya imitator isolate aRanImi1 chromosome 2, aRanImi1.pri, whole genome shotgun sequence contains the following coding sequences:
- the REM1 gene encoding GTP-binding protein REM 1, with translation MCAARVPLRRRASTPLPCAHQNRSQDAMMEVSAFPQSAAETDGSGPSESQGSEGMCDGLFRVVVLGDPGVGKSSLVGIFRREQDRETAEQQPELYQCTLTVDGEDTSLLLMDICEIQKRTNGCDSALRMGHAYIIVYSVTNRSSFESASELRIQLRRTRQYENIPIILVGNKTDLVRSREVSVEEGRACAVVFDCKFIETSAVLQHNVQELFEGMVRQIRLRREGADPGESDRIRSHRKESLSKRARRFLDRIVTRNSKTVLRVHSRSCHDLSVL, from the exons ATGTGTGCAGCTCGTGTCCCCCTGCGGAGGAGAGCCAGCACACCCCTACCCTGCGCACACCAGAACCGCTCACAGGACGCCATGATGGAAGTCTCAGCTTTTCCTCAGAGTGCCGCAGAAACAGATGGAAGCGGCCCGTCCGAATCACAAGGCTCGGAGGGAATGTGTGACGGACTCTTCAGGGTCGTCGTGCTGGGAGATCCCGGTGTCGGGAAGTCGAGTCTGGTCGGTATATTCAGAAGAGAGCAAGACAGAGAAACAGCAGAACAACAACCAG AGCTGTACCAGTGCacactgacagtagatggcgaggaTACCAGTCTCCTCCTGATGGACATCTGTGAGATCCAG AAACGAACAAATGGATGTGACAGCGCCCTGCGAATGGGGCATGCGTACATCATCGTGTACTCTGTCACCAACCGCTCCAGCTTCGAAAGTGCCTCGGAGTTACGGATCCAGCTCAGGCGCACGCGTCAGTATGAAAATATTCCAATTATCCTGGTAGGGAACAAGACAGACCTCGTCCGCAGTCGGGAAGTGTCTGTGGAAG AGGGCCGAGCCTGTGCCGTGGTTTTCGACTGCAAATTCATTGAGACGTCGGCCGTCCTGCAGCACAACGTCCAGGAGTTATTCGAAGGGATGGTGCGGCAGATACGACTACGGAGAGAAGGGGCCGACCCGGGTGAAAGCGACCGCATAAGAAGCCATCGCAAAGAGAGCCTGAGCAAGCGGGCGCGCAGGTTCCTGGACCGGATCGTAACCCGCAACAGCAAGACTGTCCTGAGAGTCCATTCACGGTCGTGTCATGACCTGTCTGTCCTCTGA